The Cottoperca gobio chromosome 6, fCotGob3.1, whole genome shotgun sequence genome has a segment encoding these proteins:
- the tmem60 gene encoding transmembrane protein 60 — MKMSLAQRVLLSWIFALIFLIMLVLKLDSKIHWNWFLIFLPVWTFDTILILMLIVKMAGRCKPDFDPRDGEQSLKRRLWYLTALLLKLAFCLTLCSRLERLTEMWVSVVCVPLWVLLGGALVELGHNVFHYRRE; from the coding sequence ATGAAGATGTCCCTGGCCCAGCGAGTGCTCCTCTCCTGGATCTTCGCCCTGATCTTCCTCATCATGCTGGTCCTCAAGCTGGACTCTAAGATCCACTGGAACTGGTTTCTCATCTTCCTCCCTGTCTGGACCTTTGACACTATCCTCATCCTCATGCTGATAGTGAAGATGGCGGGGCGCTGCAAGCCGGACTTTGACCCCAGGGATGGCGAGCAGAGCCTGAAGAGGAGGCTGTGGTACCTGACAGCTCTTTTGTTGAAGCTTGCCTTCTGTCTGACACTGTGCTCCCGCCTGGAGAGGCTCACCGAAATGTGGgtcagtgtggtgtgtgtccCTCTGTGGGTGCTGCTGGGTGGGGCGCTGGTGGAGCTGGGACACAATGTTTTCCACTACAGGCGGGAATGA
- the prr5a gene encoding proline-rich protein 5a — MLDGLRRRHASRPSTRPLSLNFSTFSAPPPSPDMDSSSEHPIRRTLHRLKLMSSPSLSELGKSEKSSPEDRGEKQKKAGANATWNSIHNAVIAVFQKKGLADNELYVLNEGVRHLLKTELGFFFTEYLQNQLLTKGMVILRDKIRFYEGQKLLDSLAETWDFFFCDVLSMLQAIFHPVQGKEPSVRQQALLHFRNTIVLSVKLEDALSRPRARVPPSVTQMLLILQGVHESRGVNEDYLRLESLIQKVVSPYLGTHGLYSADGAEAHCCVLEKRLPWGWSKSADQQSKNPVVRSKSYNIPLLLTPVAEYDPDASSVGSGGIRRHSACEIITCLEEQGLAYADLASGSEVSGPSSNRLCVGSQFNGIVQVGASAVALPLSSPSILPLHSSGALHGTEATTTMTDLSKGASSTPPSESSSPETIIGQVLDSADSDSDGIFIDFPPHSSEALGYCRESRQSTV; from the exons ATGCTCGATGGACTCCGGCGGAGGCACGCCTCCCGGCCCTCCACCCGTCCCCTGTCACTCAACTTCAGCACTTTCTCTGCCCCTCCCCCTAGCCCAGACATGGACAGCAGCAGTGAGCATCCAATCAGGAG gactctgcaccggctgAAGTTGATGAGCTCCCCCAGCCTCAGTGAGCTGGGGAAGAGTGAGAAAAGTTCaccagaggacagaggagagaagcagaagaaggcAGGAGCCAACGCCACCTGGAACAG CATCCACAACGCTGTCATAGCAGTATTCCAGAAGAAAGGTTTGGCAGATAACGAACTCTACGTCCTCAACGAAGGTGTTCG GCATCTGTTGAAGACTGAGCTGGGGTTTTTCTTCACAGAATACCTTCAG AACCAGTTGCTGACAAAAGGCATGGTCATCCTTCGGGACAAAATAAGGTTCTACGAAG GTCAGAAGTTACTCGACTCTCTGGCAGAGACCTGggacttcttcttctgtgatgtTCTCTCAATGCTGCAGGCCATCTTCCATCCGGTCCAG GGTAAGGAGCCCTCTGTCCGACAGCAAGCTCTGCTTCACTTCAGGAACACCATAGTCTTGAGCGTAAAGTTAGAGGACGCCCTGTCTCGACCTCGCGCCCGCGTGCCACCCTCTGTTACTCAGATGCTGCTTATTCTACAG GGGGTCCATGAGTCGCGCGGTGTGAATGAGGACTACCTCAGGCTCGAGTCTCTGATTCAGAAGGTGGTCTCGCCCTACCTGGGCACACATGGGCTTTACTCTGCAGATGGTGCTGAGGCCCATTGCTGTGTTTTGG AGAAGCGTTTACCGTGGGGCTGGTCCAAGTCTGCGGATCAACAGTCTAAAAACCCTGTGGTACGATCGAAAAGCTACAACATCCCTCTGCTGCTGACCCCTGTGGCTGAGTATGACCCAGATGCCAGCTCTGTTGGCAGTGGAGGAATTCGGCGCCACTCGGCCTGTGAGATTATAACATGCCTGGAGGAACAAGGACTGGCCTACGCTGACTTGGCCTCAGGATCTGAAGTGTCTGGCCCCTCCTCCAACAGGCTGTGTGTGGGCTCTCAGTTCAATG GTATTGTACAAGTGGGAGCTAGTGCCGTTGCCTTGCCTCTTTCATCTCCCTCTATCCTTCCCCTTCATTCCTCAGGAGCTCTGCACGGCACTGAGGCCACAACAACAATGACTGATCTCAGTAAAGGTGCATCGTCCACACCGCCCAGTGAATCATCCAGCCCAGAAACCATAATTGGACAAGTGCTAGACTCTGCAGACTCAGACTCAGATGGGATATTTATTGATTTCCCACCTCACTCCTCAGAGGCGTTGGGGTACTGCCGCGAGAGCAGGCAGAGCACTGTGTAG